The window AAAGGTTGTAATTGAAACATAACGTATGAGCCCTGTATGCGCAAATGATTGCTTACAATATGcgatgttattttttttgacGAACGAATCccagtccggacttgaatttaTTGGTAAGGTGGAGACGCTACCCCtcatgtttgtaaacaataacattgaacACCACGTGCATGTAGGGTGTGTTGTCAAGTTGAACACTGAGCGTTCGGCGcgatttggaaataaaaaacagaaagaaactGTATTACACAAACAGGACAAAGACAATTGAAAATACATTACAAGTTACAACTGTTGGAGCTGGAGAAACTAATGCGATAGGTCACGGCTCGTTCACTAATGGTCGCACATTGCACGCACGTCGAGGGGCGTGCTCCTCGACAACCGTGACTAATTCTTATCACTGTTGTATTTACGTCATACAAAGACTTTGCTGAAGCCCTAGACGGTATCATCCGCGACAGCACCACAAATAAACTTTCTTATTTACATTTTAGGATAAATATACAacataattatattttcacGTTTACTTTATTTTAATCAACAAAATTCTTGTTAGTTCTCTGTATCATTGGGTAATTTGACCAGTCCTCTACCATGAATGTAGTCTAGCTCTCTTTCCGTGTTTACACTACATGGAAGATGATGAAGGATCATGTAAGATCAATGTATTATGCGGAAGAAATAAACCTCTGCTGTtcagataacatggttttcaaaaataaggtaGGTAGATTGGCAGGaattatttttccaattttttttatttttaaatatgcatttttcaggggttcagggcggtcaaacactgccCACAACATTTCCAAATGTATCATACCACAGTCTCTATccacatataaaaggaaaaaacataaaagacatcctcgtgcaagcaaaaatcaaatgccaagcacagtccctctacgcgtgattttacgtttTTTCACCTCCGTGTTTACGAAGCtataaaaagtttagggtcggcaggtaaaaagtaGGGTAGGTCGGGAGTATTTCGTTAGAGCGGAGTGCAGTGTTACGTTTCTGAGATGTCTTCAACCGTTTCACATCTGTTGATCGGAGGGAACGCTATTCAGCATGTGCAAAACCCGAAGAGGTGCTTCTGGACAATGAGACTCTAGTATCCAGCGTGGATTTTGATctcgtgtttttgtttttcgacTGCTCATCGATGGTTTTGTGAGGCCGCTGGCGCCAGTGAAGACAACATACCGCCCTGTTTCATTGTTCGGTGATCCAAAGAACAATTGCGACGTTAATAGAAGTCTTACACCCTTTTCAGGGATTTAAAACACTTAACAAGTTGACCCACAATTAAGCTATTGCTAAGACTACTCACAAACACTCCTAAATTGGACTATCACTGGCACAATGTGTGTTTTGAATAGTATGCTCGTCCAACGCTTATTAGCGCAATGTAACTATTTTAAATAGCAGCCAAGTCGACGGAATTTTCAACGGTCCCGGTTTCGTAAACAGGGACCGTTGTTGTCGTGCGTGGCATTCAAATATCTGGGTCACATTTCAATCAAAATCGCAGAATTGTGATGTTAGTAGTTAACTTAATCACCGTAGATTATAAGAACAGCCATTTAATTGGTATCCCTGTACATGCAGAGCAAGGCCTTTCTATCCAGCTAATTCAACGATTGTATTAATTATCAATTGCTTGCATTAATTACTTGTTAATAAATGTAATAGGATATGTTGAAAGGGAAGAAAGCTAATTTATAAAGAAACAATTAAGCAGCATGTGCATGGAGAATAACAAGCACACACACAGCTAGCACACGACGCACACTTTAAATGCACACCATACGActgtgaagacctcaaagtggtccccgacttcaaagtACGACACATctcaaaaaatttttttcaaaattatagtttCCGTTTTTTAATTATTAATGATAAGTAGATATACGTATATAAAATTGTAATGTATTCACAATATTTACAATGGCAAGGTATCTCGTTTGCTACATCAACCAACTTACAGATAATAAAATTAATGCGAATGCTTTAAAGTACTAGCGTGGTTAGGACACCACTGTCGTTTAAATTATTGAAGTTAGTGAACATTTTGACGACATATAACAAATTGTCGATTGATGTTGATCGAAATTCCCCTCCCCCTTTCGATAAAGTACTTGTGACGTTTAATTCAGTACTGCAGACTTGTATAGTGTCCGCGTAGTGGTCCGAACGGCGTTGGAACTGCGCGGTAGCTTGAAAAATACGAGTCCGCTGGGAACGGCACGCAGGGTCGTGGCAAGTGCGTGAACGGTGCGTAGTGCGGCAAGGCAGTGGGCATAGGGTAGTGCGATGGATAGTATTCTCGCCTGGGCAGTGGGATCGGTGGAATATGGACTGTCGTCATCGGTTGTGGACCTTGCGGCTGTGCCTCAGGAATAACAGGTGGCGCCAGTGACGATGGAAACATGGCGTGATGGGATGGATAGGTTGAAACGGGATAAATCATCGATTTGCAATATCCACTGAAGTGTACATCGCCACTCGGAACGTCAGCGCCCGCTTTAGGTTGTCTCTTCCATTTCATTCGTCGGTTTTGGAACCAGGTTTTCACCTACGTAGTAACATAAAAGATAAAAACTGTTTATTATCATTATATTCACCGTAGTGCTATTTATGAAGCTTACTGCTTTTCGATCAGCATTTCAGTAACAGTTCTTCGTCCACTACAGCTGAACAAAagtgatatatttttgttttggagaATATGTTGTTTATTCAGATGAAGACTCGTTCGTGGAGTTACGGCTACTCCACAAAGTGTGGAGTGACTCGGGCTATGATGGAGCATAGTCCCTCATGGAGCCAAAAAACGACCCTCCATGGATTGTCTCACTGTTACTTTTCACACAAGAAAGGTTAAATGCTTACCTGCATTTCCGAAAGTCCAACTTTCTCCGCGAAGTCTTCTCGTTCGGCCGGGGCCAAGTACTTCTGTTCGTTAAATTTTTCCTCGAGCTTGATGATCTGTTCGTTGCTGAATGCCGTACGCGCCCTTTTCCGTTTCCGTCCGACTGTTTCgccacagctgtaatctgaactcACTTCGGATACTGCAAAAAAGGAAAGCGAAAAGATAAAAACATAAGTTCGCTCGTTGGTTGATAAAAGATCAAAGTAaccgaaatttgaaaaatgcttTGTAAAGTACACGTCTTTTGAAATGCTGTAAACGTGAAGTGGGAAATCGGGACAGTTTCGGCAAAACCGGTATATATACCCAGACAGTAAAAGCGAGTCTCCCTTCTCAGTATTGTCTATGATTCAaatcatttttttgcaaaaaaggTCATCATTCTTGTAGACGATTGAAAATTCCGtcttatcatttttcacatcgtGGCATACTTTGATACTTACGTGTTGGTGAAGACGATGCGCTATTTCTTCCCTTAGCTTCCGCGTGGCTTTCATCACACGGTATAACGAGTGCCACCTCGCCAAGGTTGCCATGCTCCGCCCGTGCATCGGCGTGCTTCGGTCTGGACATGAGCGCTTCTTGGGTCATCTTCGTTGATGCCAGGTGATTTCAATTCGCGTCCGTAGGTTTGCCGTCGGAATGAAGTAACGTATACGTGCGGGTCGCGTTCAGTCTTATATAGGGCTGTTTCGTGGAGCGAGTTTACCATAACAAATAGCTTAATTTGTGTTGTACAACAGTCCACGGCTGAATGAGCCCAGTGTAATGAACCAATGCGCTGGTTGCTTTGAAAATGCAGTGGTGATAAACAGTGGGTAAATTACCGGTTAAACTATTAACCATGCGGAAAGAAAAGATTAAACATTGTTGTGTTTTGTAAGATTGAATATCAATTATCGTTTCTAATTAGTCCATATGTGCCAGGACTGACATCATTGGTTCTGCACGTGAACATAAGGTGACATGAAATTAAAGGTGTTAGTGAATCATTTCTAGTcatgaaaaatgttttaaaatattctgaaaattAGTTTTCTTCACGTTTCAATAGACTATTCGaattggaatgttggaaaacaaTAGGTGGCGTAGGTCCTAATTCGTATCAAAATGTAACGATTTAGTTTTCGCTGTTGATTGAGTCTATGACCATTCTGGAAACACAAGCATTCAGACAATAGGGCTTCTGGTCCGTACCTAATTAATCACCGTTTTCCGAATTAGTGTATATGCTCCTTCTAGTTCTTCAAGTGCATTTAGCTTTTTTCCTATAACTTTCTTGCCACCAGACTTTGTGCTAAATGTTAGAAAGGCAAAAAGTATGACCAATATATTACATATAGTGTtggaaaatgatgaaatattatAAATGCAGTTTATTCTGCTTTCATGCAATGATCGAAACCTAAAATTTAAATTGTGTTCATCATTGATCCATGTCGGTTATCACAGATCAcagaaatgagagagagagagagagagagagagagagagagagagagagagagagagagagagagagagagagagagagagagagagagagagagagggggggagggagAAAGGCAGAGATGGAGAgaggcagagagacagagaggtaGGTGGTCATGCAGACAGAGACAACAGAGGTCCATTGCCTAAAACACTTGGTCATATACGACTAGCTCTGTCTAAAACTGTCTCTTCGCAATTTCAGCGTGGACTGCCCAATCGGTCCGCATACATCAGAAGTGCTGGTAGCACGTGATACAAAGGCGTACGCGCGCGTGCACTTTTTGTGCTGTATATCTG of the Ptychodera flava strain L36383 chromosome 20, AS_Pfla_20210202, whole genome shotgun sequence genome contains:
- the LOC139120156 gene encoding homeobox protein ceh-30-like, yielding MTQEALMSRPKHADARAEHGNLGEVALVIPCDESHAEAKGRNSASSSPTLSEVSSDYSCGETVGRKRKRARTAFSNEQIIKLEEKFNEQKYLAPAEREDFAEKVGLSEMQVKTWFQNRRMKWKRQPKAGADVPSGDVHFSGYCKSMIYPVSTYPSHHAMFPSSLAPPVIPEAQPQGPQPMTTVHIPPIPLPRREYYPSHYPMPTALPHYAPFTHLPRPCVPFPADSYFSSYRAVPTPFGPLRGHYTSLQY